One window from the genome of Enterobacter asburiae encodes:
- a CDS encoding response regulator transcription factor, with the protein MEHIVYVVDDDDAVRQSVIGLLDSADLNAVGFSSAEAFLQHRFEELPSCVVLDMQMPAISGFEVADALKDSGREIPIIFLTGHGTIPMSVRAIKGGAYEFLTKPVESTALIDAIESALQLAEHNAARNKEHYALKQRHMTLTPREHEVLTLAITGMLNKQIAAELGVSEITVKVHRRRVMEKMQVRSVAELVRAVERLT; encoded by the coding sequence ATGGAACACATTGTGTATGTGGTAGATGACGATGACGCCGTCAGGCAGTCCGTGATCGGGCTGCTGGATTCGGCAGACCTGAACGCCGTCGGCTTTTCATCGGCAGAAGCGTTTCTTCAACACCGGTTTGAGGAGCTGCCGTCGTGCGTGGTCCTCGATATGCAAATGCCCGCCATCTCAGGATTTGAGGTGGCTGACGCGCTCAAGGACAGCGGGCGCGAGATCCCGATTATTTTTCTTACCGGCCACGGCACTATCCCGATGTCGGTGCGCGCCATTAAAGGCGGCGCGTACGAATTTCTCACCAAGCCCGTCGAATCCACCGCGCTTATCGACGCCATCGAGTCCGCACTTCAGCTGGCGGAACACAACGCCGCGCGCAATAAAGAGCACTACGCCCTGAAGCAGCGCCACATGACCCTCACCCCGCGCGAACACGAGGTGCTCACGCTGGCGATAACCGGCATGCTGAACAAGCAGATTGCCGCCGAGCTGGGCGTCAGCGAGATCACGGTTAAGGTGCACCGTCGCCGGGTGATGGAGAAAATGCAGGTGCGCTCCGTGGCGGAGCTGGTCAGGGCCGTTGAGCGCCTGACCTAA
- a CDS encoding VOC family protein translates to MNIAHVALWTRSLNAQVEFWETVFNGRRNERYVSKNRPGFESHFITLDNGPTIELMTLPNLPDAPAHPEFIGWAHIAINVGSKAKVDSMAERAQANGTLLSAPRMTGDGFYEAVIADPDGNRIELVGA, encoded by the coding sequence ATGAATATTGCACATGTCGCACTCTGGACCCGCAGCCTGAACGCCCAGGTTGAGTTCTGGGAAACGGTGTTTAATGGCCGCAGAAACGAACGCTACGTCAGTAAAAATCGTCCCGGTTTCGAATCTCACTTTATTACGCTGGATAACGGGCCGACCATCGAGCTGATGACGCTCCCGAATCTGCCCGACGCCCCTGCGCACCCGGAGTTTATCGGCTGGGCGCATATCGCCATCAACGTCGGCAGCAAAGCAAAGGTCGACAGCATGGCCGAGCGGGCGCAGGCAAACGGCACGCTGCTCAGCGCCCCGCGCATGACCGGGGACGGCTTCTATGAAGCGGTGATCGCGGATCCGGACGGCAACCGCATCGAACTTGTGGGTGCATAA
- a CDS encoding ATP-dependent Clp protease proteolytic subunit, producing the protein MHYTLKESDKDKAEGSNGAGALQQKLLESRSIVISGEINQELAQKVITQMILLQSVSNDPIKLYINSQGGHVEAGDTIHDFIKFIRPEVHVIGTGWVASAGITIFLAAKKEHRYSLPNTRFMIHQPLGGVRGQATDIEIEAREIIRMLDRVNKLIADATGQPLEKVKKDTDRNFWMSPAEALDYGIVGKLITHYDELKLD; encoded by the coding sequence ATGCACTACACACTGAAAGAAAGCGACAAGGATAAAGCGGAAGGGTCAAACGGCGCGGGCGCTCTGCAGCAAAAACTGCTGGAGTCCCGTTCGATTGTGATCTCCGGTGAGATCAACCAGGAGCTGGCGCAGAAGGTCATCACCCAGATGATCCTGCTGCAAAGCGTCAGCAACGATCCGATCAAGTTGTACATCAACAGCCAGGGCGGCCACGTGGAAGCGGGCGATACCATCCACGACTTCATCAAGTTCATCCGCCCGGAAGTTCACGTCATCGGCACCGGCTGGGTGGCGAGCGCCGGGATCACCATCTTCCTGGCGGCGAAGAAAGAGCACCGCTACTCGCTGCCAAATACCCGCTTTATGATCCACCAACCGCTGGGCGGCGTGCGCGGTCAGGCAACGGATATTGAGATCGAAGCGCGCGAGATCATCCGCATGCTGGATCGCGTGAACAAGCTGATCGCCGATGCCACCGGCCAGCCGCTGGAAAAAGTGAAAAAAGACACCGACCGCAACTTCTGGATGTCTCCGGCAGAAGCGCTGGACTACGGCATCGTAGGCAAGCTGATTACCCATTATGACGAGCTGAAGCTGGATTAA